In Paludibaculum fermentans, the genomic stretch ACAGTACAGCCACCCCGGCCGCCATCACCCACGCCGGCACCGGCTTCTTTGACGGAACCACCAGCGCCATGTGGAGGGTGTCCTCCACCGGGCAAACCGCCACGCACTCCATACAGCCCAGGCATTCGGCCGACTGGATCTGAATCAGCTTGTCCACCGGCAACCGCGAGGGGCAGACCTTGGCGCACTTGCCGCAGTCGATGCACGACTCGGCCTTCCGCTGGATCTTCATCGGGCTCAGCATCGACACCAAACCCATCAGCGCGCCGTAGGGACAGAGGTAGCGGCACCAGAAATTCTGGACGAACACGGAGGCCAGCATCAGGATGGCGACGGTGATCGCCGCCGCCATGCCCATGTTGCGGAAGAAGTTCAACATTTTGACGTCGGCCACCAAGCCGTAGGGCGACTCCAGGAACTCCCTCAGCGCCACCGGCGGCATGGAGAACACGGCATAGAAGAACAGGCCGAAGAGGATGTACTTGAGGCTCCGCAGGCCGATGTCGAGCCAGCGCGGCAGGTAGAAATTGCGTTTGAAGGTATCGCGGCCGAGCTTCCAGAGGTACTCGGACAGCGTGCCCACCGGGCACAGCCAGCCGCAGAACGCCTTGCGGAAGAAGATCGAGGCCGCCAGGAATGCCACGAACAGCACCATCGCCGCGGGGTGGACTACCGGGACCTGTCCGGTGAGGACAAAGTAGCGGGTATTCATCATGCCCGCAATGGGCAACCAGCCTTCGACCCCGGGCGGACGGGTGTAGCCGGTCATACCCGAACCTTCGAACTGCCGCACAAAGAGGTAGAACTGGAAGCCGATCCAGAGATTCAAGGCCAGGAAAGAGAACTGGACGAGGCGCCGCAGCATCTGCGAGCGATCGACGCCAATGCGCCGGACAAACGGCTTTTTCGGCTTGCGGCCGGAAGCGGCGGGCGGGTCGGCAACTACTGGCGCTGCACTCATGGCCTCATTGTGGACTTTCGCCACAGGAAAGGCTGTGACTCAAGTCACTTGCCCAGGGTCTGCCGCGCCATTCCCACCACCGCGTTCACAAAGATCGAACCTAACGCTGTTGGAATCATGATCTTCCAGCCGATATTCATCAGCTGGTCGTAGCGGTAGCGCGGGAAGGTGCCGCGCAGCCAGATGAACAGGTAGAGCACCATGAACAGCTTGAGCGCCCACCAGAAAACGGGCGCCGAAGGAGCGTTCACGGCCGGGACCATAAAGAGCGCGGCCACCCCCAGGAAGGCGACGCCAAGTCCTGCCATGCCAATGGTATAGCCCTGGATAGGCTGGCGGCGGGAGAGATACAGGCAGCCGAGCCCGGTACCGCCGAAGACCAACAGTGGCATTCCGTAGTTCATGGGGACCGCCAGCCAGGAGACACTGGGGAACGGCCGCAGCCAGCCGCCCCAGAACAGGGTCACCAGAACGCTGCCGACGGCGAACATGTTGATGTACTCCGAGAGCATGTAGATGCCCCAGCGGAAGCCGCTGTACTCGGTGTGATAGCCGGCCACCAGTTCGGATTCTGCTTCCGGCAGGTCAAACGGGGCCCGGTTCGTTTCGGCGACCGAGCTAATGAAGTAAATTACCATCGGCACGAGCATCAGGCCGTAGTTGTCGAAGGCGAACCAGACGCCCTGCGCCTGCTGCGCCCGCACGATGCCCGTCAGCGAAAGGGTACCCGCGCACATCACGCCGCTCATCAGCGCCAGGCCGAGGGCCACTTCGTAGCTCACCAGCTGTGCAGCCGAGCGGAGCCCGCCCAGCAGCGAGTAGTGCGAGTTGGAAGACCACCCACCAAGGATCAGGCCTAGGATGCCGACGGCCGACATGGCCGAAATCACCAGCAGGCCTACGTTCACATCGGCTACTTTGATGGTGTCTGAGAACGGAACCACCGTGAGACAGGTAGCGCCGGTAAAGAAGCTGATCGCCGGAGCGAAACGGAAGATCCACTGATTGGCGTCCTTGGGGACGATGTCTTCCTTCAGCAGCAGTTTGACGGCATCGGCCAGGGTTTGCAGGACGCCATTCGGACCCACGCGCATCGGGCCCA encodes the following:
- a CDS encoding complex I subunit 1/NuoH family protein, which produces MSTVFTQPWFIPLVTGIIIIALAPLAVAFTVLLERKVLADMQARLGPMRVGPNGVLQTLADAVKLLLKEDIVPKDANQWIFRFAPAISFFTGATCLTVVPFSDTIKVADVNVGLLVISAMSAVGILGLILGGWSSNSHYSLLGGLRSAAQLVSYEVALGLALMSGVMCAGTLSLTGIVRAQQAQGVWFAFDNYGLMLVPMVIYFISSVAETNRAPFDLPEAESELVAGYHTEYSGFRWGIYMLSEYINMFAVGSVLVTLFWGGWLRPFPSVSWLAVPMNYGMPLLVFGGTGLGCLYLSRRQPIQGYTIGMAGLGVAFLGVAALFMVPAVNAPSAPVFWWALKLFMVLYLFIWLRGTFPRYRYDQLMNIGWKIMIPTALGSIFVNAVVGMARQTLGK
- a CDS encoding 4Fe-4S binding protein produces the protein MSAAPVVADPPAASGRKPKKPFVRRIGVDRSQMLRRLVQFSFLALNLWIGFQFYLFVRQFEGSGMTGYTRPPGVEGWLPIAGMMNTRYFVLTGQVPVVHPAAMVLFVAFLAASIFFRKAFCGWLCPVGTLSEYLWKLGRDTFKRNFYLPRWLDIGLRSLKYILFGLFFYAVFSMPPVALREFLESPYGLVADVKMLNFFRNMGMAAAITVAILMLASVFVQNFWCRYLCPYGALMGLVSMLSPMKIQRKAESCIDCGKCAKVCPSRLPVDKLIQIQSAECLGCMECVAVCPVEDTLHMALVVPSKKPVPAWVMAAGVAVLFFGLVGAAKLTGHWHTPLSNETYQELIPHVNDYSHPGR